In Amycolatopsis jiangsuensis, the following proteins share a genomic window:
- the dmpG gene encoding 4-hydroxy-2-oxovalerate aldolase → MNSEVRLVDTTLRDGSHAMAHQFTERQVRDTVRALDDAGISLIEVTHGDGLGGSTFNYGFSLVDERDLIAAAVDEATRATIAVLLLPGLGTVTDLRAAADLGAGAVRIATHCTEADVSIQHFGAARDLGLETVGFLMLSHMSTPEDLAKQGRIMVDAGCQCVYVVDSAGALILEEAADRVAALVAEFGDEAQVGYHGHQNLSFGVANSVLAHRAGARQIDGSLTALGAGAGNSPTEVLAATFDRLGVKTGVDKDVLMDAAENVVKKYLTRLPVMDRSSIVQGYAGVYSSFLLHAERAAERYGVPAHEILYRVGAERYVGGQEDMIIDIALRLREEQAATR, encoded by the coding sequence GTGAACAGCGAAGTCCGGCTCGTCGACACGACGCTGCGCGACGGCAGCCACGCGATGGCCCACCAGTTCACCGAACGGCAGGTGCGCGACACCGTCCGCGCGCTCGACGACGCCGGGATCTCGCTGATCGAGGTGACCCACGGCGACGGCCTCGGCGGCTCCACCTTCAACTACGGCTTTTCCCTGGTGGACGAACGGGATCTGATCGCCGCCGCGGTGGACGAGGCGACCCGCGCCACGATCGCCGTTCTTCTGCTGCCGGGGCTCGGCACGGTCACCGACCTGCGTGCGGCGGCCGACCTCGGCGCCGGCGCGGTCCGGATCGCCACGCACTGCACCGAAGCGGACGTGTCCATCCAGCACTTCGGCGCCGCCCGCGATCTCGGCCTGGAAACGGTCGGCTTCCTGATGCTGTCGCACATGTCCACTCCGGAGGACCTGGCGAAACAGGGCCGCATCATGGTCGATGCCGGCTGCCAGTGCGTGTACGTGGTGGACTCGGCCGGTGCGCTGATCCTGGAGGAGGCCGCCGACCGCGTCGCCGCGCTGGTCGCGGAATTCGGGGACGAGGCCCAGGTCGGGTACCACGGGCACCAGAACCTCAGCTTCGGCGTCGCCAACTCGGTGCTCGCCCACCGCGCCGGTGCCCGGCAGATCGACGGCTCGCTCACCGCACTCGGGGCCGGGGCCGGGAATTCGCCCACCGAAGTGCTGGCGGCGACCTTCGACCGGCTCGGCGTCAAGACCGGGGTGGACAAGGACGTGCTGATGGACGCTGCGGAGAACGTGGTGAAGAAGTACCTGACGCGGCTGCCGGTGATGGACCGGTCGTCGATCGTGCAGGGCTACGCCGGGGTGTACTCGAGCTTCCTGCTGCACGCCGAACGCGCGGCCGAGCGCTATGGCGTGCCGGCGCACGAAATCCTGTACCGGGTGGGTGCCGAACGCTACGTCGGCGGGCAGGAGGACATGATCATCGACATCGCCCTGCGGCTGCGGGAAGAGCAGGCCGCGACGCGGTGA
- a CDS encoding TetR/AcrR family transcriptional regulator gives MPGRTWAGTTLEDRRAQRRAQLIGAGLELLGADGSAAVSVRAVCRRAKLTERYFYESFSDREELVAAVYEHAGERARQVLVDAVLDVAEPRRRAEHAVTAFVELVLEDRRLGRVLLLAPLTDPALTHRGRHLLPAFAALVGEQLSRGDETSRQLVSIGLVGALSNVFIAYLDGTLRVSRERLVEHCVRLVLGADALGS, from the coding sequence ATGCCGGGCCGCACGTGGGCGGGCACCACGCTGGAGGACCGTCGCGCGCAGCGGCGCGCCCAGCTCATCGGCGCCGGTCTCGAGCTGCTCGGCGCGGACGGATCCGCGGCGGTGAGCGTCCGCGCGGTGTGCCGCCGCGCGAAGCTCACCGAACGGTACTTCTACGAGAGCTTTTCCGACCGCGAAGAACTCGTCGCCGCTGTCTACGAGCATGCCGGCGAGCGCGCCCGGCAAGTCCTCGTCGACGCCGTGCTCGACGTGGCGGAACCGCGGCGGCGGGCCGAGCACGCGGTGACCGCGTTCGTCGAGCTGGTGCTCGAAGACCGGCGGCTCGGCCGCGTGCTGCTGCTCGCGCCGCTGACCGATCCCGCGCTCACCCATCGCGGACGCCATCTGCTGCCCGCGTTCGCCGCGCTCGTCGGGGAGCAGCTCTCGCGCGGCGACGAGACCAGCCGGCAGCTGGTGTCGATCGGCCTCGTCGGCGCGCTGAGCAACGTGTTCATCGCCTACCTCGACGGCACGCTGCGGGTGTCCCGCGAACGCCTGGTCGAGCACTGCGTACGGCTGGTGCTCGGCGCGGACGCCCTCGGTTCCTGA
- a CDS encoding oxygenase MpaB family protein has product MTGETPEPLGPDSLTWKYFGDWRGLLIALWAGSMQNMHPGLGAGVEQHSRFFAERWQRLFRSLYPIGGVVYDGPGAAHTALEVRGYHDRIKGVDAQGRRYHALDPETFYWAHATFFVSTILIADHFMGGIGEPEKRRLFEEHVRWWRMYRMTMRPVPESWEDFQRYWKHMCAEVLEDNKATRDVLDLRGIAKPPFLPWLPDPLWRPAAALIARGFVWLTVGLYDPEVRELLGYRWSARDERVHRRAGKLIDAVFGLVPHDRRYHPRARAGWRRARGVRATDAPLVETPRRNLPPLAERGKPEHYCPEVP; this is encoded by the coding sequence ATGACCGGGGAGACTCCCGAGCCGCTGGGCCCGGATTCGCTGACCTGGAAGTACTTCGGCGACTGGCGTGGACTGCTGATCGCGCTGTGGGCCGGTTCGATGCAGAACATGCATCCCGGCCTCGGCGCCGGCGTCGAACAGCATTCCCGGTTCTTCGCCGAACGCTGGCAGCGGCTGTTCCGCTCGCTCTACCCGATCGGCGGCGTGGTCTACGACGGGCCGGGTGCCGCGCACACCGCACTGGAGGTGCGGGGCTACCACGACCGGATCAAGGGCGTCGACGCGCAGGGCCGCCGCTACCACGCGCTCGACCCGGAGACGTTCTACTGGGCCCATGCCACGTTCTTCGTCAGCACGATCTTGATCGCCGACCACTTCATGGGCGGGATCGGGGAGCCGGAGAAGCGGAGGCTGTTCGAGGAGCACGTGCGCTGGTGGCGGATGTACCGGATGACGATGCGTCCGGTGCCGGAGTCCTGGGAGGACTTCCAGCGCTACTGGAAGCACATGTGCGCCGAGGTGTTGGAGGACAACAAGGCCACCAGGGACGTGCTCGATCTGCGCGGGATCGCGAAGCCGCCGTTCCTCCCGTGGCTGCCGGATCCGTTGTGGCGTCCGGCCGCGGCGCTGATCGCGCGTGGATTCGTCTGGCTCACCGTGGGGCTGTACGACCCGGAAGTGCGCGAACTGCTGGGCTACCGCTGGTCGGCCCGTGACGAGCGGGTGCACCGCCGGGCGGGGAAGCTGATCGACGCGGTGTTCGGGCTCGTCCCGCACGACCGCCGCTACCATCCGCGGGCCCGGGCAGGCTGGCGCCGTGCGCGTGGCGTGCGGGCCACGGACGCGCCGCTGGTCGAGACTCCACGGAGGAACCTGCCGCCGCTCGCCGAGCGCGGCAAGCCGGAGCACTACTGCCCGGAGGTGCCGTGA
- a CDS encoding LLM class F420-dependent oxidoreductase, whose protein sequence is MKLGFHLGYWGSGPIPGALEAVLEAEALGFDSVWSAEAYGSDAFTPLAWVGSSTSRVKLGTNIVQMSARTPTATAMSALTMDHLSGGRFVLGLGASGPQVVEGWYGQPYPKPLARTREYVEVIRKVLAREEPVTLDGQFFQLPLRGGAGLGKPLKPTVHPLRADLPIYLAAEGPKNVALAAEICDGWLPLFFSPKADGFYRAALEEGFAREGARRGLADFEVAASVPVIVHEDVEEAASWIKPALALYIGGMGAKAVNFHHDVFARLGYGDVADQVQELYLAGRKEDAVAAIPTSLVEDTSLIGPPEKIREELAAWEDTVVTTLLLRGDAGSLAKAADALS, encoded by the coding sequence ATGAAGCTGGGCTTTCACCTCGGGTACTGGGGCAGCGGGCCGATTCCGGGCGCGCTGGAGGCGGTGCTCGAGGCCGAGGCGCTCGGGTTCGATTCGGTCTGGTCGGCCGAGGCCTACGGTTCGGACGCGTTCACGCCGCTGGCCTGGGTGGGTTCCTCGACCAGCAGGGTCAAGCTGGGCACCAACATCGTGCAGATGTCGGCGCGCACGCCGACCGCGACCGCGATGAGCGCGCTGACCATGGACCACCTTTCCGGCGGCCGGTTCGTGCTCGGGCTGGGCGCGTCCGGCCCGCAGGTGGTGGAAGGCTGGTACGGGCAGCCGTACCCGAAACCGCTGGCGCGCACGCGGGAGTACGTCGAGGTGATCCGCAAGGTCCTCGCCCGCGAGGAACCGGTGACGCTGGACGGGCAGTTCTTCCAGCTCCCGTTGCGGGGCGGGGCCGGGCTCGGCAAGCCGCTCAAGCCGACCGTGCACCCGCTGCGTGCCGATCTGCCGATCTACCTCGCCGCGGAGGGCCCGAAGAACGTCGCGCTGGCCGCCGAGATCTGCGATGGGTGGCTGCCGCTGTTCTTCTCGCCCAAGGCCGACGGGTTCTACCGCGCGGCACTGGAAGAGGGTTTCGCGCGGGAAGGCGCGCGGCGCGGTCTCGCCGATTTCGAGGTGGCCGCGTCGGTGCCGGTCATCGTGCACGAGGACGTCGAGGAGGCGGCTAGCTGGATCAAACCCGCGCTGGCGCTTTACATCGGCGGAATGGGGGCGAAGGCGGTGAATTTCCACCACGACGTGTTCGCGCGGCTCGGCTACGGCGACGTGGCCGACCAGGTGCAGGAGCTCTACCTCGCCGGCCGCAAGGAGGACGCGGTGGCCGCGATCCCGACGTCGCTGGTGGAGGACACCTCGCTGATCGGCCCGCCGGAGAAGATCCGCGAAGAGCTGGCCGCCTGGGAGGACACCGTGGTGACCACGTTGCTGCTGCGCGGCGACGCCGGTTCACTCGCCAAGGCCGCCGACGCACTCTCGTGA
- a CDS encoding MFS transporter, producing the protein MATLSRRTTSRYSLGSFVTGAFGTVPGLLLLPYLTDTMAVPAAAAGIIVFVPKAWDVVFNPIAGRLSDADLVRTGSRRRYLLRGGIGVAILFAALFAHPGFGKPVLDAAYVVVVFFLCATAYAFFQVPFNALPAELTDSADERTRLTSVRIGVLAVAILISGGGAPAITDVLDGVAGYRVMGLVMAVIILLATLGVYYGLRGAPVGSLRPNTVRTRELARTIARWRPFRWLLGVYFIQALGIGTVLAAIPYFAQHVLGDPGYRTVIFVAFVGPALITMPLWPRVGARWGKLAGFRIATAAFFAGLVAMFFAHDLPLAITLVFVALAGVGYAGISVFPLAILPDLITDEEERTGETRAGITAGVWTASETLGLALGPGLFGLVLQAGDYVSSTDATGAQPGSAITAITIGSSVLPAVLIVAAIPLLRRSVLRGRS; encoded by the coding sequence TTGGCGACGCTGTCCCGCCGGACGACTTCCCGCTACTCGCTCGGCTCGTTCGTCACCGGGGCGTTCGGCACCGTCCCCGGGCTGCTCCTGCTGCCCTACCTCACCGACACGATGGCGGTGCCGGCCGCCGCGGCCGGGATCATCGTGTTCGTGCCCAAGGCGTGGGACGTGGTGTTCAACCCGATCGCCGGCCGGCTCTCGGACGCCGACCTCGTGCGCACCGGCAGCAGGCGGCGGTATCTGCTGCGGGGCGGGATCGGCGTCGCCATCCTGTTCGCGGCGCTGTTCGCGCACCCCGGCTTCGGCAAACCGGTGCTGGACGCGGCCTACGTCGTGGTCGTGTTCTTCCTGTGCGCCACGGCGTACGCCTTCTTCCAGGTGCCGTTCAACGCGTTGCCCGCCGAGCTGACCGACTCCGCGGACGAGCGGACGCGGCTGACCAGTGTGCGGATCGGCGTGCTGGCGGTGGCGATCCTGATCTCCGGCGGTGGTGCCCCGGCGATCACCGATGTGCTCGACGGGGTGGCCGGCTACCGGGTGATGGGGCTCGTGATGGCCGTGATCATCCTGCTCGCCACCCTCGGCGTCTACTACGGCCTGCGCGGCGCCCCGGTCGGCTCGCTGCGTCCGAACACCGTCCGGACGAGGGAGCTGGCCCGCACCATCGCGCGGTGGCGGCCGTTCCGGTGGCTGCTGGGGGTCTACTTCATCCAGGCGCTGGGCATCGGCACGGTGCTGGCCGCGATCCCGTACTTCGCCCAGCACGTGCTCGGCGATCCCGGCTACCGCACGGTGATCTTCGTGGCGTTCGTCGGGCCGGCGCTGATCACCATGCCGCTGTGGCCGCGGGTGGGTGCGCGCTGGGGCAAGCTCGCCGGGTTCCGGATCGCGACCGCGGCGTTCTTCGCCGGCCTCGTCGCGATGTTCTTCGCCCACGACCTGCCGCTGGCGATCACCCTGGTGTTCGTCGCGCTGGCCGGCGTCGGCTACGCGGGGATCTCGGTGTTCCCGCTGGCGATCCTGCCGGACCTGATCACCGACGAGGAGGAGCGGACCGGGGAGACCCGCGCGGGCATCACGGCCGGGGTGTGGACCGCCTCCGAAACACTCGGGCTGGCACTCGGTCCTGGCCTGTTCGGGCTGGTGCTGCAGGCGGGGGACTACGTGTCGAGCACCGACGCCACCGGGGCGCAACCGGGTTCGGCGATCACCGCGATCACGATCGGTTCGTCGGTGCTGCCTGCCGTGCTGATCGTGGCGGCCATCCCGCTGCTGCGCCGTTCCGTGCTGCGGGGCCGGTCGTGA
- a CDS encoding pyridoxal phosphate-dependent decarboxylase family protein yields the protein MTGVLARLRELRAGDLPTHGGRTLAYVYDSGLSEVDEVAAAAHALASSANGLDPTAFPSLLRMENDLVACASKLLGGTAETVGAITSGGTESCLLAVLAARDARPEVGSPSIVLPETAHAAFHKAAHLFGLRKVVVPVDPETFRAVPSAMADAIDESTVLMVASAPSYAHGVVDPIPEIAAAAASAGVRMHVDACIGGWVLPYFAKLGAEVPLFDFRVPGVTSISVDLHKYAYCAKGVSVLLHANAELRRTHYFASAAWPGYTMLNPTLQSTRSGGPLAAAWAVVHHLGEDGYLRLAEVTREAVGRIRSGVAAIDGLRVLGDPSSTLIAFTAENDGFDLFTVADEMKVRGWYVQPQFAHGSSPLNLHLTVTAANHGSEAEFLADLSASVAAAREAGAVRIDSEVAAFVAALDAETLTADQFAGLLAAAGLLGDDGGLPERMAPINALLATAPEPLRERLLVEFLGSLYTP from the coding sequence GTGACCGGCGTACTGGCGCGGCTGCGTGAACTGCGCGCAGGCGACCTGCCCACCCACGGCGGGCGCACCCTCGCCTACGTGTACGACAGCGGTCTGTCCGAAGTGGACGAGGTCGCGGCGGCCGCGCACGCGCTGGCGAGTTCCGCCAACGGACTGGATCCGACCGCGTTCCCGAGCCTGCTGCGGATGGAGAACGACCTCGTCGCGTGTGCGTCGAAGCTGCTCGGCGGCACCGCGGAGACGGTCGGCGCGATCACCTCGGGCGGCACAGAGTCGTGCCTGCTGGCGGTGCTCGCCGCGCGGGACGCCCGGCCGGAGGTCGGCTCGCCGTCGATCGTGCTGCCGGAAACCGCGCACGCCGCGTTTCACAAAGCGGCGCACCTGTTCGGTCTGCGGAAAGTCGTGGTGCCGGTGGATCCGGAGACGTTTCGGGCCGTGCCGTCGGCGATGGCGGACGCGATCGACGAGTCCACTGTGCTCATGGTGGCCAGCGCACCCTCCTACGCACACGGCGTGGTGGACCCGATCCCGGAGATCGCCGCGGCCGCCGCGTCGGCCGGGGTCCGGATGCACGTCGACGCGTGCATCGGCGGCTGGGTGCTGCCGTACTTCGCGAAGCTCGGCGCGGAGGTGCCGCTTTTCGACTTCCGCGTGCCCGGCGTGACGAGCATTTCGGTGGACCTGCACAAGTACGCCTACTGCGCCAAGGGGGTTTCGGTGTTGCTGCACGCGAACGCCGAGCTGCGGCGGACGCACTACTTCGCGAGCGCTGCGTGGCCCGGCTACACGATGCTGAATCCGACCTTGCAGAGCACGCGGTCGGGCGGCCCGCTCGCCGCCGCGTGGGCCGTGGTGCACCACCTCGGCGAGGATGGCTATCTGCGGCTGGCCGAGGTGACGCGCGAGGCCGTCGGCCGGATCCGGTCCGGCGTGGCCGCGATCGACGGCTTACGCGTGCTGGGGGACCCGTCTTCGACGCTGATCGCTTTCACCGCTGAGAACGACGGATTCGACCTGTTCACCGTCGCGGATGAGATGAAGGTGCGCGGTTGGTACGTGCAGCCGCAGTTCGCGCACGGCAGCTCGCCGCTGAACCTGCACCTCACGGTCACCGCCGCGAACCACGGCAGTGAGGCGGAATTCCTCGCGGACCTGAGCGCGTCGGTCGCGGCCGCCCGCGAGGCCGGCGCGGTCCGGATCGACTCCGAGGTCGCCGCGTTCGTGGCCGCGCTCGACGCGGAAACGCTGACTGCGGACCAGTTCGCGGGTTTGCTCGCGGCCGCCGGGTTACTCGGCGACGATGGCGGTCTGCCGGAGCGGATGGCACCGATCAACGCGCTGCTGGCGACCGCGCCGGAGCCGCTGCGTGAGCGGCTGCTGGTGGAGTTCCTCGGTTCCCTGTACACGCCCTGA
- a CDS encoding MFS transporter, with product MTAPARTGRYKWVALSNTTLGVLMSALDGSIVIISLPAIFRGIGLDPLAPANIGYLLWMILGYLLVSAVLVVTLGRLGDMFGRVKMYNVGFVVFSVASVALSFDPFHAAGGALWLIGWRVVQAVGGAMLTANSAAILTDAFPREQRGMALGINQITALAGQFLGLVAGGLLAEIDWRAVFWISVPFGIFGAVWSIRSLREISTPRAAKIDWGGNVTFAAGTALLLAAITYGIQPYGGAATGWGSPWVLGGIGAGVLLLVAFCVLETKVAAPMFQLSLFRVRAFTAGNLAALLTAIARGGLQFMLIIWLQGIWLPLHGYDYEKTPLWAGIYLLPLTVGFLIAGPVSGYLSDRFGARLFSTGGLVLVAGAFLGLLALPVDFSYPAFAALLVLSGLGQGMFSAPNTSAIMSSVGDHQRGVASGMRSTFQNSGTSLSIGVFFSLMIAGLAGSLPQTLSSGLQAHGVPADVAAQVAQLPPVSTLFAAFLGSNPVAHLLGPDVLARLSPGDAAALTGKEFFPRLISGPFHSGLVTVFTAATVMALVAALASVSRGKRYFHGENQ from the coding sequence GTGACCGCGCCGGCCCGGACCGGGCGCTACAAGTGGGTGGCGTTGTCGAACACCACCCTCGGCGTGCTCATGTCGGCGCTCGACGGGTCGATCGTGATCATTTCGCTGCCCGCGATCTTCCGCGGCATCGGGCTCGATCCGCTCGCCCCGGCCAACATCGGCTACCTGCTGTGGATGATCCTCGGCTACCTGCTCGTGTCCGCGGTGCTGGTGGTGACCCTCGGCCGGCTGGGCGACATGTTCGGCCGGGTCAAGATGTACAACGTCGGGTTCGTGGTGTTCAGCGTCGCGTCCGTCGCCCTGTCGTTCGATCCGTTCCACGCGGCCGGCGGCGCGCTGTGGCTGATCGGTTGGCGGGTGGTGCAGGCCGTCGGCGGTGCCATGCTCACCGCGAACTCCGCGGCGATCCTCACCGACGCGTTCCCCCGCGAGCAGCGCGGGATGGCGCTGGGCATCAACCAGATCACCGCATTGGCCGGGCAGTTCCTCGGACTGGTCGCGGGCGGGCTGCTCGCCGAGATCGACTGGCGCGCGGTCTTCTGGATCAGCGTCCCGTTCGGCATTTTCGGGGCGGTGTGGTCGATCCGCAGCCTGCGCGAGATCAGCACCCCGCGCGCGGCGAAGATCGACTGGGGCGGCAACGTCACCTTCGCGGCCGGTACCGCGCTGCTACTGGCCGCGATCACCTACGGCATCCAGCCCTACGGCGGCGCGGCCACCGGCTGGGGCAGCCCCTGGGTGCTCGGCGGGATCGGTGCGGGAGTGCTGCTCCTGGTGGCGTTCTGCGTGCTCGAGACCAAGGTCGCCGCGCCGATGTTCCAGCTGTCGCTGTTCCGGGTCCGCGCGTTCACCGCGGGCAACCTGGCCGCGCTGCTCACCGCGATCGCGCGCGGCGGCCTGCAGTTCATGCTCATCATCTGGCTGCAGGGCATCTGGCTGCCCCTGCACGGCTACGACTACGAGAAGACGCCGCTGTGGGCCGGGATCTACCTGCTGCCGCTCACCGTGGGCTTCCTCATCGCCGGGCCGGTCTCCGGGTACCTGTCCGACCGGTTCGGCGCACGGCTCTTCTCGACCGGCGGGCTGGTCCTGGTCGCCGGCGCGTTCCTCGGGCTGCTCGCGCTGCCGGTCGACTTCAGCTATCCGGCGTTCGCGGCGCTGCTCGTGCTCAGCGGGCTCGGCCAGGGCATGTTCTCCGCACCCAACACCTCGGCGATCATGAGCAGCGTCGGCGACCACCAGCGGGGCGTGGCCTCCGGAATGCGCTCCACGTTCCAGAACTCCGGCACGTCGCTGTCCATCGGGGTGTTCTTCTCGCTGATGATCGCCGGGCTGGCCGGTTCCCTGCCGCAGACGCTCAGCAGCGGCCTGCAGGCGCACGGCGTTCCCGCGGACGTGGCCGCGCAGGTCGCGCAGCTGCCTCCGGTGAGTACCCTGTTCGCGGCGTTCCTCGGCAGCAACCCGGTCGCGCACCTGCTCGGCCCGGACGTGCTCGCCCGGCTCTCCCCCGGTGACGCTGCCGCGTTGACCGGCAAGGAGTTCTTCCCCCGGCTGATCTCCGGGCCGTTTCATTCCGGGCTCGTCACGGTGTTCACCGCGGCGACGGTGATGGCGCTGGTCGCCGCGCTGGCTTCGGTGTCGCGGGGGAAGCGGTACTTCCACGGAGAGAATCAGTAG
- a CDS encoding LysR family transcriptional regulator has product MEWSSTALRTFRALAETGSFTATASALGYTQSAVSRQIAALERSAGSRLVDRTAGGARLTAAGSVLLRHASSALEELDRAEGRMRGAAPDTVRIRLGVFTSLGAALLPATLALLRDRAPEVEITTREGSTPALARSVRAGTMHVAVLSSRALQRLPDHEKPALELETLLEGELLVAVSARSVLGLDGTVTLAELAGTSWIASPQTTGEPAMGVWPALPQRPAVSHVARDWLGKLTLVAAGHGATTIPPYLAGLVPANVRLVRVRDGEPVAGRVVMARLPGAATAEVTALGDCLREAAAAVPIA; this is encoded by the coding sequence ATGGAGTGGTCTTCGACGGCGCTGCGGACGTTCCGGGCGCTCGCGGAGACGGGTTCGTTCACCGCGACCGCGTCGGCGCTCGGGTACACCCAGTCCGCGGTGTCCCGGCAGATCGCGGCGCTCGAGCGGTCGGCGGGCAGCCGGCTGGTCGACCGGACAGCCGGCGGTGCGCGGCTCACCGCGGCCGGCTCGGTCCTGCTTCGGCACGCGTCGTCCGCGCTGGAGGAGCTCGACCGCGCCGAAGGCCGGATGCGCGGCGCCGCCCCGGACACGGTCCGGATCCGCCTGGGTGTGTTCACGAGTCTCGGAGCCGCCTTGCTGCCCGCGACGCTGGCCTTGCTGCGCGACCGTGCGCCGGAGGTGGAGATCACCACCCGCGAGGGATCCACGCCGGCGCTCGCGCGAAGCGTGCGAGCCGGGACCATGCACGTGGCCGTGCTTTCATCCCGTGCGTTGCAGCGGCTGCCCGATCACGAGAAGCCCGCGCTGGAACTGGAAACGCTGCTCGAAGGGGAGCTGTTGGTGGCGGTATCGGCGCGCTCGGTCCTCGGCCTCGACGGCACGGTGACGCTGGCCGAGCTGGCCGGAACGTCGTGGATCGCGAGCCCGCAGACGACGGGCGAACCGGCCATGGGGGTGTGGCCGGCCCTGCCCCAGCGGCCCGCCGTCAGCCACGTCGCGCGGGACTGGCTCGGCAAGCTCACCCTCGTGGCCGCCGGGCACGGGGCCACGACGATCCCGCCGTACCTGGCCGGCCTGGTGCCGGCGAACGTGCGGCTCGTCCGCGTCCGCGACGGTGAGCCGGTCGCCGGCCGCGTGGTGATGGCGCGCCTGCCGGGTGCGGCCACCGCCGAGGTGACCGCACTCGGCGACTGCCTGCGAGAGGCCGCGGCCGCGGTGCCGATCGCTTAG
- a CDS encoding tautomerase family protein, producing the protein MPMTKIYLREGSAPEHKHAISEAIHRALVEVLGIPEDDRFHVFHELSDENLISAPVAFGLPRRREAVALQLYFGPRPVEVLNRLFEALVSGLTSTAGLERRDIYLNVIESPSPNWWAQGRVLDPETGFDVRIASDHVPEAS; encoded by the coding sequence ATGCCGATGACGAAGATCTACCTGCGAGAGGGCAGCGCGCCCGAGCACAAGCACGCCATCTCCGAAGCGATCCACCGGGCACTCGTCGAGGTCCTCGGCATCCCCGAGGACGACCGGTTCCACGTCTTCCACGAGCTGTCCGACGAGAACCTGATCTCCGCACCGGTCGCGTTCGGCCTGCCCCGCCGCCGGGAGGCCGTGGCCCTCCAGCTCTACTTCGGTCCGCGGCCGGTCGAGGTCCTCAACCGGCTCTTCGAGGCGCTGGTGTCCGGATTGACGAGCACTGCCGGACTGGAACGGCGCGACATCTACCTCAACGTGATCGAGTCCCCTTCGCCGAACTGGTGGGCGCAGGGACGCGTGCTCGATCCGGAAACGGGCTTCGACGTGCGGATCGCCTCGGACCACGTGCCCGAGGCGAGCTAA
- a CDS encoding GTP-binding protein gives MSVPVTVLSGFLGAGKTTLLNHILAQREGVRVAVIVNDMSEVNIDAALVRDGVSRTEERLVELTNGCICCTLREDLLDEVARLCAEGRFDHLLIESSGISEPMPVAATFSFPGEDGVPALTGARLDTMVTVVDAANFARELAGGDSLVQRRLDQYEGDERTVSDLLMDQIEFADVLLLNKTDLVPGTERDRLIATLRRLNPSADVVPAAFGRVPLDRVFGTGRYDAERAQQAPGWVAELNGDHVPETEEYGISSVIFRARTAFDPVRLWEFVTERLDSGEFGTVLRSKGFFSLASRPGTLGLWSQAGSVARFEPQGVAGEPRQELVFIGVDLAGDALLSALAGCLATAPATADPFPEWAPAHVH, from the coding sequence GTGAGTGTCCCCGTCACTGTCCTTTCCGGATTCCTCGGCGCCGGGAAAACCACGCTGCTCAACCACATCCTCGCTCAGCGCGAGGGAGTGCGGGTGGCGGTGATCGTGAACGACATGAGCGAGGTGAACATCGACGCCGCCCTCGTGCGGGACGGCGTGTCCCGCACCGAGGAGCGGCTCGTCGAACTGACCAACGGGTGCATCTGCTGCACCCTGCGCGAGGATCTGCTCGACGAGGTGGCCCGGCTGTGCGCCGAGGGCCGGTTCGACCACCTGCTCATCGAGTCGAGCGGGATTTCCGAGCCGATGCCGGTCGCCGCCACGTTCTCGTTCCCCGGCGAGGACGGTGTGCCGGCGTTGACCGGCGCGCGGCTGGACACCATGGTGACCGTGGTCGACGCGGCGAACTTCGCCCGCGAACTGGCCGGCGGCGATTCGCTGGTCCAGCGCCGGCTCGATCAGTACGAGGGCGACGAACGCACGGTCAGCGACCTGCTGATGGACCAGATCGAGTTCGCCGATGTCCTGCTGCTCAACAAAACCGACCTCGTGCCGGGCACCGAGCGCGACCGGCTGATCGCGACGCTGCGGCGGCTGAACCCGTCGGCCGACGTCGTGCCCGCCGCGTTCGGCCGGGTCCCGCTGGACCGGGTGTTCGGCACCGGCCGCTACGACGCCGAGCGGGCACAGCAGGCCCCGGGCTGGGTCGCGGAACTCAACGGCGACCACGTGCCGGAGACCGAAGAGTACGGGATCTCCAGCGTGATCTTCCGCGCCCGCACCGCGTTCGATCCGGTGCGGCTCTGGGAGTTCGTGACCGAACGGCTGGACTCCGGCGAGTTCGGCACCGTCCTGCGGTCGAAGGGGTTCTTCAGCCTGGCCTCCCGGCCCGGCACGCTCGGCCTGTGGTCCCAGGCCGGTTCGGTGGCCCGGTTCGAACCGCAGGGCGTCGCCGGGGAGCCTCGTCAGGAGCTCGTGTTCATCGGCGTCGACCTGGCCGGGGACGCACTCCTGTCGGCCCTGGCAGGCTGCCTCGCCACGGCGCCCGCGACCGCCGATCCGTTTCCGGAGTGGGCACCGGCGCACGTCCACTGA
- the rpmF gene encoding 50S ribosomal protein L32 codes for MAVPKRKTSRSNTRSRRAQWKAAVPDLVPIVVDGERKLVPRKLIKHFQRLER; via the coding sequence ATGGCCGTGCCGAAGCGGAAGACCTCGCGCAGCAACACCCGCAGCCGCCGGGCGCAGTGGAAGGCCGCGGTGCCGGACCTGGTGCCGATCGTGGTCGACGGCGAGCGGAAACTCGTGCCGCGCAAGCTCATCAAACACTTCCAGCGGCTCGAGCGGTGA